A window of the Eschrichtius robustus isolate mEscRob2 chromosome 5, mEscRob2.pri, whole genome shotgun sequence genome harbors these coding sequences:
- the PTPN18 gene encoding tyrosine-protein phosphatase non-receptor type 18 isoform X2, protein MSRSLDAARSFLEQLEARGGREGAVLAGEFSKKCERYWAQEQEPLQIGLFCITLTRETWLNADIMLRTLQVTFQKESRSVYQLQYMSWPDRGVPSNPDHMLAMVEEARRLQGSGPSPLCVHCSAGCGRTGVLCTVDYVRQLLLTQMIPPNFSLFNVVLEIRRQRPAAIQTEEQYRFLYHTVAQMFLSALQSASPRYQNLKENCAPLYDDAFSLRTSHTLPAIARPSGGVLRSISVPGPPGLAMADTYAVVQKRAAPAGTGAGAGARARGAEETPLYSQVTPRARRPQAHAEDGRGTLPGRVPVDQSPAGPGAYEDVVDGAQTGGLGFNLRIGRPKGPRDPPAEWTRV, encoded by the exons AAAAAGTGTGAGCGTTATTGGGCCCAAGAACAGGAACCACTGCAGATTGGGCTTTTCTGCATCACTCTG ACAAGGGAGACATGGCTGAATGCAGACATCATGCTCAGGACCCTTCAGGTCACCTTCCAGAAG GAATCCCGCTCTGTGTACCAGCTGCAGTATATGTCCTGGCCAGACAGAGGGGTCCCTAGCAATCCCGACCACATGCTCGCCATGGTGGAGGAAGCCCGGCGCCTCCAGGGATCTGGCCCCAGCCCCCTCTGTGTCCACTGCAG CGCGGGCTGTGGGCGAACAGGTGTCCTGTGCACCGTGGATTATGTGAGACAGTTGCTCCTGACCCAG ATGATCCCACCTAACTTCAGCCTCTTCAATGTGGTCCTCGAGATTCGGAGGCAGCGGCCTGCAGCCATACAGACAGAG gAGCAGTACAGGTTCCTGTACCACACAGTGGCTCAGATGTTCCTCTCAGCGCTCCAAAGTGCCAGCCCTCGCTACCAGAACCTCAAGGAG AATTGTGCCCCACTCTACGATGATGCCTTCTCCCTCCGGACTTCCCACACCCTTCCTGCCATAGCCCGCCCATCCGGCGGGGTCCTCAG GAGCATCTCGGTGCCCGGGCCCCCGGGCCTCGCCATGGCCGACACGTACGCTGTGGTGCAGAAGCGCGCGGCCCCCGCGGGCACCGGGGCAGGGGCGGGCGCGCGGGCGCGCGGCGCGGAGGAGACGCCCCTCTACAGCCAGGTGACGCCGCGCGCCCGGCGGCCCCAGGCGCACGCGGAGGACGGGCGCGGGACGCTGCCCGGCCGCG TTCCTGTTGATCAAAGCCCAGCGGGACCTGGCGCCTACGAGGACGTGGTAGATGGAGCTCAGACTGGTGGGCTAG GCTTCAACCTGCGCATTGGAAGGCCTAAAGGACCCCGGGACCCGCCTGCCGAGTGGACCCGCGTGTGA